The window AACTGACCACGCCGGAGTTCGTGGATATGATGCAGGCAAAAGAGTCAAGGGAAGGAAACGGCACATACTCGTGGATACCCTTGGACTCATCCTCGGACTGAAGGTTCATACCGCGGACATCCAGGATCGTGATGGAGCCCGCCTACTGCTTGAAAAAGCCCATGGCAGCTTCGGTTGGCTCAAGGTTATTTGGGCTGACTCCGCATACGCGGGCAAACTGGTGGATTGGGTGGCGATGCTGAAACGCCATAGGTGGATCAAACTCGATATCGTAAGACGATGCGACAAGGTGTCGGGGTTCAAGGTGCTTCCAAAGAGATGGATCGTGGAGCGAACCTTCGGCTGGCTATCCAAATCAAGGAGACTGTCCAAGGACTATGAAACATCCGTCGAGTCATCTGAGGCCTTCATTCTAATAGCAATGTCGAGGATCATGACTGCTAGATTAGCCCGTTAGGACTTTTTAGACACGCTCTAATACATCACCTGCTTCAGTGGAAGCATAATCTAGACAATTTTCCGTCGAATTTCACGATTAGGCATTTCGGGGGGCGGCAGGCTGGTAATTATGAGTCTATGAGTCATTGCCATCTTCCTCCTTGGCTAGCCGGATCCGGACTTTTTCCGCAATGCGCTGGACGTCGCGGCTGCCCGCAGAGGCTTCGTCCATGTGATAGGCCGCCGACAGCTCATTGATCAGGCTGGCTTCTTCTTCCTGCGTGTATGGCTCGCTGCTTAGGCGGGTTAATAAAGTAATGGTGTCCATGGCTTTAATGTCGTTCTGAGGTGAATGAGGTGGGCGGCTCTCGCTACATGCCCATAACAATTATTCATAAAATTCCTCCTGATATTCCGGCTGTTGGGCTAAATCGCGGAGTGCCGTCATCGCCTTGTAGATATTGCGGTCGATCATCGCCCGTTGTATTCCGAGATCCTCCGCCACATACTGGGGTGATTGGTGTTTAAGCTTTACCCGTTCGAAAATTTCAAACTGACGAAGCGGGATGCGGTTACGCAGGTCCTCAACCAAGGTAGCGAGCAGGGATTGCTTGAACGCCGCCATCTCTGTCTGCGATTCTGCCGGAAGCTCCATGTCCGGGGTCTCGACGCTGCTTGTTATTGGCTGGTGATTGATCGGGCGCTCTTTACGCAGCAAATCCACCACACGCGCGTTCGTCAACATCCGGAGGTAGGCACGGAGCCTGCCCTTCGATCTGTCATAGCGGTGTTGTCCACGGGCGAAAAAATCAGCAACGGTGTTTGCCACGGCATCCTCTATCAACCCCGAACTCGGCTCGTGCCCGCCGGTATGGTGCCGGTAACAGGCCCGGGCGATCATCTCAATAGGCGCATGGTATAGCTCTAGAAACCTCTTCCAGGACACCTGCCAATGTGAGTCACCACCCTCTTTTAATTTGGAGAGCAGATTAACGGATGTCGGTGGAAATTGCGCAGGCATTGTTACCATGTCTTGATACGGCTATTTATAGGTTCCGGGAAGGCTTTTTTATCAAATGCCCGCAGGCGCATCACAGAATGAAAGACGTCAACCGGGACACCCCCTTATTCGGGAGGATTCACAATATCTCCCCCAGAGTTTAAAAAATACCTATTCACCCAGCCAATCGCCTGCCGTCCATTGAACGCTCATCTACATTTGCCCGCGTCATCAATAACCGGTTTCGGTTTTCCGGCTCTACGAAATTGCGTGAGCCTGGCGGTGACTGCTTCTGCGGGTAACGGCCCTACTTTCCCTCCGATGTGTTGATGCAAAAATATCTCGATGGCCCGGTAAACCGCCATTTCTGATTCGGGCCGGGAAAAACCGTGCGCCTCGTCATCTGCTTGTAGATACTCCACTTGCTTGCCGTACTCACGCATTGCGCTGACCATTCGGTTTGCATGACTGACGGGGATCAGCTTGTCCTTTACTCCATGATAGATAAGCAAGGGAGCCATGATCGAAGCGGCATGGTTCACAGGTGAAAGATGCTCAAGAGACTCAAAAGCCTTTGCCCCGCCGAGACGACGTACCGTGTCTCCTGTATATGCCTGCCACTCGATCGGTGCGTAACTGGCATAGGATTGTAAATCGGATATACCAAACAAACTAATGCCTGCTGCATAACGCATCGGCGTGAATGCCAAGCCTGCGAGTGCAGCATAACCACCATACGACCCTCCTAAAATGGCAACGCGGCGCCGGTCAACGATGCCCTTACGCAGCAGGTTATCCACGCCATCAGTGATGTCATTTTGCATCACCCCTCTCCCCCACTGGCCGTCACCAGCATTCATGAATTTTTTTCCGTAACCTCGCGATCCCCGGAAGTTGGGCTGGAGCACAGCATAACCCCTACTTGCCAGAAACTGCACCCGGCCATCATAGCCTGGAGAAGTTCGCATCCTTGGCCCCCCGTGTGGAAATACGACCAAGGGCCAAGGCTTTTCTGCATGCAGGGGAAGCGTCAAGTAAGCCGGGATACGGCAACCGTCCCGTGCTTTGTAATCGTATCTCCTGGTTTTACATAAAGCGGACCGATCAATCATAGGCTGTTCTACCCAGAGCTTGCGGATACTCCGGGATTTAAGATCATAAAGATACACTGTGCCAGGGTCCCTGTCCGTGATGGTTTTTATTAAAAACCGTCTTTTGTCAGAGTCAAAACCCAGGCAAATCATCCGATCAAAACCCGGCATGGCAGAAACCGAGTGAAGCAATTGATTAAATGTCTTGGACTCTGATTTCCACCGCAACTTTACATCCACATAATTGGTGGCGAGAACGAGCCCTTGCCCACTGTCAAAGATGACTTCGCCAATATCTAATTTTCCAAGTGGGTCAGCAGCCACCTTTGTCCGCTGACCGCTGTCCAGATCAATGAATTCCAGGCGCGTGATGTCTGTATCCTTGTTGGTCAGCACCAATACCCGGGAGCCATCAGGCGTAGCTGACAACAAACGCAGGTCATCCTCTGGCTCTCCCTTAAAAACAACTCTAGCCCCGCCGTCAT of the Akkermansiaceae bacterium genome contains:
- a CDS encoding IS5 family transposase (programmed frameshift), which gives rise to MDQRNTYPSDLTDKEWDVLKKLVPGNSKLGRPARYARREIVNAIFYIVRSGCAWRMMPHDLPPWRICYYYFMKWKQCGLWQEIHDHLRGLVRLKAGKKKAPTAAAIDSQSVKTTDHAGVRGYDAGKRVKGRKRHILVDTLGLILGLKVHTADIQDRDGARLLLEKAHGSFGWLKVIWADSAYAGKLVDWVAMLKRHRWIKLDIVRRCDKVSGFKVLPKRWIVERTFGWLSKSRRLSKDYETSVESSEAFILIAMSRIMTARLAR
- a CDS encoding sigma-70 family RNA polymerase sigma factor; the encoded protein is MPAQFPPTSVNLLSKLKEGGDSHWQVSWKRFLELYHAPIEMIARACYRHHTGGHEPSSGLIEDAVANTVADFFARGQHRYDRSKGRLRAYLRMLTNARVVDLLRKERPINHQPITSSVETPDMELPAESQTEMAAFKQSLLATLVEDLRNRIPLRQFEIFERVKLKHQSPQYVAEDLGIQRAMIDRNIYKAMTALRDLAQQPEYQEEFYE
- a CDS encoding S9 family peptidase, encoding MIGFVYQAISLHREVFLLTMELVGFGFWRKCHLPRLAVLIVSVGGFSCFSPIAGSAEPGKLPALESFFSKSTHFAESLSPDGAQVAYLSEGENGRNILWLVGIDSASGDPRRISFEDHGVVCYFWIGSQFIFWQSSGPEGRVRLFLSDLGKRATREILTEKGKSVSLQGVASAGKPWILIGLADTPTAFPDLYRLDLREGAKPVLLCKNSHEIMAWAWDSKGEAVAGLRWTQAGAKELLRLDDGGARVVFKGEPEDDLRLLSATPDGSRVLVLTNKDTDITRLEFIDLDSGQRTKVAADPLGKLDIGEVIFDSGQGLVLATNYVDVKLRWKSESKTFNQLLHSVSAMPGFDRMICLGFDSDKRRFLIKTITDRDPGTVYLYDLKSRSIRKLWVEQPMIDRSALCKTRRYDYKARDGCRIPAYLTLPLHAEKPWPLVVFPHGGPRMRTSPGYDGRVQFLASRGYAVLQPNFRGSRGYGKKFMNAGDGQWGRGVMQNDITDGVDNLLRKGIVDRRRVAILGGSYGGYAALAGLAFTPMRYAAGISLFGISDLQSYASYAPIEWQAYTGDTVRRLGGAKAFESLEHLSPVNHAASIMAPLLIYHGVKDKLIPVSHANRMVSAMREYGKQVEYLQADDEAHGFSRPESEMAVYRAIEIFLHQHIGGKVGPLPAEAVTARLTQFRRAGKPKPVIDDAGKCR